From the Salvelinus fontinalis isolate EN_2023a chromosome 35, ASM2944872v1, whole genome shotgun sequence genome, one window contains:
- the LOC129834227 gene encoding putative nuclease HARBI1, which translates to MAIQIAILDCDLLLHGRGHKTLDRFDIETVSDEFLLTTFGFPRDFIYYLVELLRDTLSRRTQRSRAISPEVQILAALGFYTSGSFQTRMGDAIGISQASMSRCVTNVTKALVEKAPKCIGFMRDEATKQHSKEEFFRVAGIPNVMGVVDCAHIAIKAPNADDSSYVNKKGFHSINCQLVCDARGLLLSAETNWPGSLQDNCIFKQSSVYKELEEQENHEGWLLGDCHYPLKKWLMTPVQYPETSADFRYNLAHTATHEIVDRTFRAIQTRFRCLDGSKGYLQYSPEKCSHIILACCVLHNVSLQSGLDAWTFERTDIPDQSDDGSRKPETVDSEAVRIRQELILSHFS; encoded by the exons ATGGCTATACAAATAGCCATTCTGGATTGTGACCTGCTGCTCCATGGCCGTGGACATAAAACTCTCGACAGGTTTGATATAGAGACTGTTTCAGATGAGTTCCTATTAACAACATTTGGATTCCCTCGAGATTTCATCTATTACCTGGTGGAGCTACTGCGTGACACTTTATCACGACGTACGCAACGGTCTCGAGCAATAAGCCCAGAAGTTCAGATTCTTGCTGCTTTAGGATTCTATACCTCAGGTTCCTTCCAGACGAGGATGGGGGATGCCATTGGCATTAGCCAGGCTTCCATGAGTCGCTGTGTGACAAATGTAACCAAGGCACTGGTTGAGAAAGCTCCAAAGTGCATAGGATTCATGAGAGATGAAGCCACAAAACAGCATTCCAAAGAGGAGTTTTTCAGGGTAGCGGGAATACCTAACGTCATGGGAGTTGTAGACTGTGCCCATATAGCCATTAAGGCACCCAATGCAGATGATTCTTCATATGTCAATAAGAAAGGCTTCCATTCAATAAACTGTCAACTTGTGTGTGATGCCAGGGGACTTTTGCTCAGTGCAGAGACTAACTGGCCTGGCAGCTTACAGGATAACTGCATATTTAAACAGTCTTCAGTGTACAAGGAATTGGAAGAGCAGGAAAATCACGAAGGCTGGTTATTAG GAGACTGCCACTATCCTTTAAAGAAATGGCTGATGACACCTGTCCAGTACCCAGAAACTTCAGCAGACTTTCGATACAACCTGGCTCACACTGCCACTCATGAGATTGTGGACCGCACGTTCAGGGCCATTCAAACCCGTTTCCGTTGCCTGGATGGGTCCAAAGGCTACCTTCAGTACTCACCTGAGAAGTGCTCTCACATCATTCTGGCCTGCTGCGTCTTGCACAACGTGTCATTGCAATCAGGCTTGGATGCCTGGACGTTTGAGAGGACTGATATACCAGACCAGTCAGACGACGGCAGTCGAAAGCCAGAAACTGTGGACTCGGAGGCAGTCCGAATCCGCCAGGAGCTCATTCTTAGTCACTTCAGCTAG